CCCGGCCGGGCCCACGTGCTCTGGGTGTGCGCGGGGGGGGGTCCTAGGAGCCTCATGGCGGGGCTGCCgcggctggtgctgctgctcagCGGCAAGAGGAAGTCGGGCAAGGACTTCGTGGCGGAGGAGCTACAGCACCGGTACCGGGCGGGGGGAGCGGGGATAGGGCCGGGAGATCCGGGACCGGATCGGGGGAtccagggcaggggggagcaggGACCGGGCCGTGGAGGGGGATCCCGGACCGGGGGGAGCAGGGATCGGGCCGGGAGATCCGGGATCGGATCGGGGGAtccagggcaggggggagcaggGACCGGGCCGTGGAGGGGGATCCCGGACCGGACAGGGGGGAGCAGGGACCAGGCCGTGGAGGGGGATCCCGGACCGGACAGGGGGGAGCAGGGATCGGGCCGGGAGATCCGGGACCGGATCGGGGGAtccagggcaggggggagcaggGATCGGGCCGGGAGATCCGGGACCGGATCGGGGGAtccagggcaggggggagcaggGACCAGGCCGTGGAGAGGGATCCCGGACCGGACCGGGGGGAGCAGGGACCAGGCCGTGGAGAGGGATCCCGGACCGGACAGGGGGGAGCAGGGATCGGGCCGGGAGATCCGGGACCGGATCGGGGGAtccagggcaggggggagcaggGACCAGGCCGTGGAGGGGGATCCCGGACCGGACCGGGGGAtccagggcaggggggagcaggGACCAGGCCGTGGAGGGGGATCCCGGACCGGACAGGGGGGAGCAGGGATCGGGCCGGGAGATCCGGGACCGGATCGGGGGAtccagggcaggggggagcaggGACCGGGCCGTGGAGGGGGATCCCGGACCGGACCGGGGGGAGCAGGGACCGGGCCGGGAGATCCGGGACCGGATCGGGGGAtccagggcaggggggagcaggGACCAGGCCGGGAGATCCGGGACCGGACGGGGGGAGCTGGGCCTAGCGGGCTCCGGGCCTGGGGCTCCGGGACCGGACGGGGGAGCCGGGGGTGGCTCAGTTCGCGGAGATCCAGGCCAGGGGAGGCCTTGGCGGTGTGACGCagctcaggagaggagggaggggccCGGGGCGGGGATACGGGGCGGTGCGAGGTGGGGCCCTAAGCCAAGGTGCCTGTAGGGGGACGCCCATGGGGTGTGGTAGTGGGGGAAGCAGCCTaaagcatggggggggggaggattggGGGGGGATTGGGTTGGGCCCCTCCCCAACTGCAGCATGGGAAGCCCCCAGGGTCAGGGTTGGGCTCTGACTTGGCAGATGCCCCACCACCAGGATGTgggtagggcaggggttctcaaactgaggatcGGGATTGGGACCCCCTGCGACCccctgaggttattacatggggggggtcatgagctgttagcctccaccccaaaccctgttttgcctccagtatttataatggtgctgTAAATGTAGAATGGGGGTGGCACTCGGgtgtgttgtgtgaaaggggtctGAGAcccactggggtgggggaaatgcaTCTCTATTCCCATGGGCCTGGCAGGAATTGGGGCTGCTGCCTGTCACCCTCCAACCACTTGTGCCTCCCTCTGGCAGGTTGGGGCCAGATGTCTGCGCCATTCTCCAGCTGTCGGGACCCCTCAAGGAGCAGTATGCCAAGGTACTGCCCTGTCACCCCCCCCCGCGGCCCAGGCGGCGCCAGGAGTGTCTGAGCTTGTGCTCAGGGccacctcttctctctctgcaggAACACGGGCTGGATTTCCAGCGGCTGCTGGATGCCAGCGATTACAAAGAGACCTATCGGCACGACATGATCCGCTGGGGGGAGGAGAAACgcaacacagacccaggcttCTTCTGCAGGATCGTGGTGGAGGGTGTAACGCAGCCCGTTTGGGTAAGGAGGGGGccagccagggggaggggaaaccAGGAGCCACATTGCCAGCATTCCCCCCTTGACATCTCCTTCCCCGTGCAGGTGGTGAGTGACACCCGGCGCCTGTCAGATGTGGAGTGGTTCCAGGACGTGTATGGGGCTGCGGTGCAGCTGGTGCGGGTGGTGGCGACGGAGGAGACGCGGAAGAGGAGGAACTGGGTGTTCATAGTGGGTGAGTGGCACTGGCTTGGGGTAATGGCAACGTCTGAGTATGGCCAGGTTCTGCCCCGTGTTCAGCCATCACTAGCCAGGCCCCAGCAAATGCTGAGGTGCAGGGGGTTCGGGTCTTTGCTTTGCAGCCTCTGAGCTTTCAGTCACACTTGGGTGCCGTTTCCCTGCACACCGTGAGGTCTGGGCCCTCTCTCGTCTCTAAGGGAGGCTGGAGATTCTTCCTGACTGCCATATTGCACCCCTAACTGCTGCTGTCCCCCGGTTCCTCACCCCAGCTGAGCTGTTGGAGCAGGCAAGGCTGGAGGAGCAGTGCTAGGGGAGGGCTGTTTTCCAGGCTGGCTCAGCAGAGTTTGCCTGGCCGTGCTGACTCTGGGATCTCGCCTGTGTTGCTGCAGCACGTAGCCATCCAGCCAGGATCAGGAGTGCTGGGGCCAGCGGGGGGCCAGTGGTTGTCCATTGCCCCAGTCGATCTGCATGGAGCTCACATCTCTGGGTTTGCTCCTCCCCAGGGGTGGACGACACGGAGTCCGAGTGTGGCCTGGACCAGGGCGTGACCTTTGACTGGGTCATCACCAACGACGGGGACGAGCTGTCCCTGGACAGTCAGCTGGAGAAGCTGCTGCACTTCATCTACAGCAAATTATAGCATCCTGCAGCGGGTGGAGAGGCCGGGTGCAGCCCAGGGCTCAGACCAAAGAAAATGTTGGGGGCGGGGTCCAGCAAGCCCCATCCAGGCAGGGACCTCGCTGTGGGAGGCGCTGCAGGTGGAGGGCCAGGCCCGCTGAGTGGGGCTGCGCCCAGACTCCATTCCATGAGGGCAGAAGGCCAATTCCAGTGGTTCTTTTCAGAGCTCATTCCAGTGCCGTTCAGCTTCTTGCCCTGCGGGACCACCCTGCACTGAGACCAGAGGAGGTCCCTGGACCCTTGCCCTGTTGTCAGCCTCCAAGGTGATCCCTCTCCCCTGGGTGGGACCCAGAGCCGGGGCTCTGCACCTCTGGGGTGTGGGATAGGTCCTTGCTGTGGCAGGAATGGCGCCTTCCCTCATGGGGCTGTATAATAAGCTGTAGCTGCACTGTCTGCCCCACCGCTCATGCCAGGGGTCTCAAATGCTTTGTATTGGTGACACGGGGGATGCCTGACACCTCgcgacccccaggttgagaatccctgactTTGGCCCAGGCTGATCTATCCCAGCTCACCGGGTCCCTTTGTATCCCAGCTGCCACCGCCTGCGACATGAACGTCCAGCATCATTGCCCCTTGCTTAGTTGCCAGCCTCCCTGCACTGCTGTGCCCGGGCGGCTTGTGCACCACGTGGTGGCAGTTATCTGTGCCTTGCTGATGGGCAGGGCGGGAGGCTGTAATGGGTGCCCACATACCACCCTGCAGTGCTTTCTGGGTCCCGGGGACCTGGAGCCACCCATGCCCATCCATCTCGCCTGCTGCAAACCCCGCTGGGAATATAGCTCCTCACCgctggctccctgcctgcacacGCTGATCACTGCCCACAGCTCCAGGACAGATGTCGATACGAGGGGAGCTCCTGGCCTGAGCCATACCCTGCGGCCATGTACCTGGCTGCATGCGGCCCTGCTGGGGACAGGCCCTTTCGCTTCACCCAGCCACTGGTTGAGGCAGGTGGCTGGGCCCTGAGGGTCAGAGCTGCTGCGCAAAGTGTTGCTCAGCAGTTCCTTGACTTGCTTTGCCTGGGCCAAGCCGGATCGTGCAGCACCAGTGCCAGGCTGGCAGCCTGGGGCTGCGTCTCTGGGTTTGTGACTCTCTGCTTGCCTGACCCCTCTCCCACAAGGGAGCCAGAGCAATGGGGGGGGTCGCTGCACCTGGAATAAAGCTGACAGGTGAGGAACACCGACCCGAGTGTGCCCGTTATTTACTATGTGGAAATGGGGTCAAATCCCAGCCCCCTGGTGCTGGGTTGCGGGGGATGGGCTGTCTGCATGGTGGGGCTAAGCCATTCACACCCTGTCCGCCTCCCCAGAGGGAGCTTTGGGGGTGAGGCAATCAGCCTGTTCCCTGGCAAGGCCCCAGGACGTCCGGCACTTGGCACTCTGTCGCAGGAAGTAAATGGTTCTTTTAGCATCTCAGgatggaacaagaagcaatgggattaaattacagcaagggtggtttaggttggacgttaggaaaaacttcctgactctCAGgggggttaagcactggaataaattgcccagggaggttgtggaatctccatccttggaggtttgtaagagcaggttaaacaaacccctgtcagggatggtctagatgatacttagtcctgccaggagtcccaggggctgggctagagacctctcgaggtcccttccacgcCTACGATTTTCTGAGGCTGGTGAGTGAGCTGCACTCTGACCAGCGAGGGGCGCTGCTCCCCAATGTggaaggaggtgggaggggggggtGCCTCTGGCTGGAAGGGAAGTAGGGAAGTGCCAGGCCTGTTGCAGCCCCCGGTGctctcagctgcagccaggacATCTCCTTTCACTGGCCCATGAATTGCTCCAGCTCGGCCCCAGCTGGGCTGAGCCCTGTGCTTATAGGGGGTTCTCCCCTGTGGGCTGAAGGAAGGAGCCTTGCTGGGCAGGAACTAGGGACAGTCCGAGTGAGATGGGGTGGCGGTGGGGGTCCAGCTGCCACAGGGTTCGTGGAGCGTTGCCAGTCCCTGCTGGGCTCCATCCTGCCCCTTGGCCCAGGTACCTGCaggctggtgctggtgctgggcCAGGTGCGTCCTGGCTGAATCTGCAGCTCCCTCTAGTGGCCTCCTGCCAACGGTGCAGCCATTGGGCCTCAGCTTTCTCCAAGCAGGAATCGCCTCGCTGGCGCAGGAGTTGGGCGAGTGGGGGGACCTGCTCCTGTGCAGCTCCAGGCCTGGACTGGCTGCCTCAGGGGGAGGcagggacacggggcctttcccctctgggggtCAGGCTCCAAGCCagtcctggggcaggggactggctggttcGGGGTGTGACTGCACTTGATGGCTCCCCATTTTTCTAAGAGGAGGGGGGACACTGTaggtcccagagctccagcccgAGGGCATGTCAGAGCATCCTGCACCAGCCTGTTGGTCTCCGGTGCTGAGTTCGAGGCCAGAGCACATGGCCTGTTGGTCCCTAGTGTATATTTGTCCACATCTCACCCACTTGGCTCAAGGAAAAGCCTGAACTGGGATAATGGGCTGGGAGGGGCAAGGGGGACTGTGGGTTGccactgaggggcaccagcaaatGGGGGAGCGAgttcagggctgggctagcagggggatCTAGGCAGCTACCAGCCCAGACAAAAGTTAAAGTAAGTTTGAGCTCTCGCTGcaagttggggggcaggggctcctCTTTGGGTTTCAGAGGCAGGTTTGTTTGGATCTGTCAGGAGGAAAATCAAATGCTGGAGCCACAGCccttccaccaccacctcccctcccccccccgctgagcctgcaccccctctgagtgcctggagccccccaccctgcatgTGTGAATAAGCAGTTTATCTCCTGGGGCTGGAATGGCAGCTGAGCGCCTGGTGCTGCGGTTAATAGGTTCACTGCAGCCAATTCCCTGTGGATTAGCCACGTCCTAAGCAGAAGGAGCCAGTCTAATAACAACTGCAATCCTGTTTCCCTGTGGAGCAGCTGGCTGGGCCGGGGCGGGAGGGCACTGCCTCACGGGCTGCTCCCAGGTGATACGGGGGACCAGGGGTTCTGTGCTGGACCTCAGCCGCCCTGCTCCAAGACCTAAAcactgccctggggagggggtgagTGCCAGGGCTGTGCaggcctctcccctgcctccgtTCATTTCACAGGTCACATTTGGGGGCTGGCAGGAGCTGAGACTCGCATACCCttgctggggggagctcccagagACCTGAGCCAGCACCGCTGCAGGGTCTAGGAGCAGGGCTGCCCTGAGACCTCAGGCTGGACTAGCTGGAGGTTTGGGGGCCTGTAGCCCCTCTTTCTGTGGGAGCTGTAGTGCTGTCACTCGctgcccccagccttgctgcATTGCTGGGGGGTGCTGATGCATAGGACAGCCCACCCCTACTCAGCGCCACGGAGGGGCATACGGTTACTGCAGGCCTGGGCTGAGCTTTGGGTCCTGCACACCCCCCTTGGCCAATCGTTCTCCTTcccagcctgggggagggaggactgaCCAGGCAGCTGGGTCTGGAGGTGTCAAGCCAACCAGTCTGATGGAGGATGGTGGGGCTGCTCAGCGTCCCTGCACCCAATAGCAGGGGGAGCTTCGGGGGCCATGTTCGGCTACATCCCCTGGGCCGGTCCACGCACGCACCTGCAGCAGCCTGGGTGGGGCGGCCCACCACAGCAGCCTGGAAGCCcaggaggggaaagcagtggggaCCTGGGCAAGGCGACTGTATTTGCTAGCCCCTCTCAAGATGGTGAAGACAGGCTGGGCTGGGTCTCAGGactaagctggggcaggggagagttgGGTTCAATGCCTAGCTTCGTGGGTGAGTCCCTGAGGCCGACACAAACAGCCAGTGATGGAggggcctgaggagagagaacCCCAAATGTGGGGTGGCTCCTGTGGCATATGGACATTGTAAGCTGTCGCTTTACATTTCAGGGGATTCCTGTTCCTGCATGCAG
The genomic region above belongs to Gopherus evgoodei ecotype Sinaloan lineage chromosome 24, rGopEvg1_v1.p, whole genome shotgun sequence and contains:
- the PMVK gene encoding phosphomevalonate kinase isoform X2, translating into MIRWGEEKRNTDPGFFCRIVVEGVTQPVWVVSDTRRLSDVEWFQDVYGAAVQLVRVVATEETRKRRNWVFIVGVDDTESECGLDQGVTFDWVITNDGDELSLDSQLEKLLHFIYSKL
- the PMVK gene encoding phosphomevalonate kinase isoform X1, producing the protein MKSDCTTSDSNPRRGARSSDPPARMVCPGRAHVLWVCAGGGPRSLMAGLPRLVLLLSGKRKSGKDFVAEELQHRLGPDVCAILQLSGPLKEQYAKEHGLDFQRLLDASDYKETYRHDMIRWGEEKRNTDPGFFCRIVVEGVTQPVWVVSDTRRLSDVEWFQDVYGAAVQLVRVVATEETRKRRNWVFIVGVDDTESECGLDQGVTFDWVITNDGDELSLDSQLEKLLHFIYSKL